The stretch of DNA TttacaacatgcaatgcaaagcAAATCTGCCCTGTTATATGTACTTTGAGCAACAGACGTTACAGATTGGTTTCTAAATACTTCCGGAGATCGTCAGCCACAACCATGGATTAGCTATATAGTACAAAACGAGAAAAATAAACCCCCAAGGTACCAGCCGAAAGAACAGGGGGCCACATTTTCATCCACGGCAAACCAAGTCTAAAACTGCTCCTTGCGAATGATATACACTGCCATGGTaagcttcttctccttcttcttcagtTCGAACAGACAGATATCGCCGACACGCAGGCCATTGCCACGAGCAAAATTGGGCCAACCACCATTAATAAACCACCTCCTACCATTATGAAACATCATTTTGGCCTCCCATGTCTTCCCCCCACACTGGAGCACCAGGGTTTGTCCTTTAGTTGGAAGATATACCGAAGCATATCGTGAACCTAATTCCTGATGCATCATGAATAGATAATTAGCAACACGTTGCAAGGTTCAATAATTTTGTGATTAACCTAGACAATATCAGTGAGGAAAAATATTACATGGTTATGATTTACAGAAATCATTTGCTTATATGAGGGCGAGTGAATAGGTTAGCACTCAGATGACAAAAAATATGCCAACTATAACAAAATAAGGTTAAGACGACAGGAATCGCAACCTtaagaataaaaaaaataacataAACAAAAGAATTGAACTTACTAGCATCCAACGCTGAGCAACACCAACATTGTTGTTCTTCATTACTGCTACACAAAGGGGAGTTTCAGATCGGATAGCTCGCACTCGCTCTTCAACAATCCTCTTTTGGGATTTAGATAGAGGGCTCTTGCATGGTACAAAATAGGGAGGCTGAAATGGATCAGAGTCTTCGCTCTCTAAAGATTCATGAGAAATTTCATGCATGTCACTTTCCTGGGAAATATGATCTCCTGCAGAAAATTTAGGCCATAAGAAAAATAATCTATAAAGATACTAACTTTCTAATGTTTTGCTATAGTACCGGTGGTTGGTTCCTCCTCGATATGGACTTCCGAAGCCATCTTTGTAATAGGTCCATCAGTGCATGATCCAACCCTTTGAAAACCAGCCCTGCTTCTAGAATGAGTTGCTGTTTCATGAAGTACATAGACTGTAAATGTGGATCTCCTCCCACCTTTTGTTGGTAAAAGGAGGACGATATCTCCCTCCTGAACATGATTGTCACAGATAAAGTCTAACCACTGCCCCATAAGAAAGTTCTTTCTACTTTCATTTCTTTTGTAGAATTTGGGATgccacttcttgctcttgcCAGGCATCTCAAGTGTGACACTAGTGCTTTTATCTGGGAAATGTGCCAGTGCGTATTCCTTGGTAATTCCCTGATAACAAATAGAACATGATGTCACGACACCCTGAAGATCATCATACTAAATGTCTCATATAACATTGGCACAGCTATCAACAAAAAGTTAATGTTGAGAGAACTGAGTTACCAGATAAGGACCCGGGGGTTGAACACTGGTCTTCCGCATGGTTGCTATATAAGCAGTGAATTCAGGTTGAATTTCCTTGATAAGCTTCATTACTCTACCCTTTTGTGCTTTAGATAGATAAGTTCTATATGATAAAACATAATCAGCCCCCAGGGATGATCGAAGATCATCTGATTCCAAAGATAGGTTTTCTGAGGGAATGTCTTCTCCTATACAAAATTTCACAACAGGGTTTAACAATAAGGGAAGTATAATTCGAGGCAAATATGCAAGTAATTTGAATAATGTTATAACCTGACTCCTCAGATGATGAGGATGCTGCGGCCATCTTTAAAGTTTTCCCGCGACGACGGGAGCTACCCTTCTGATGTTCAGTGAGTCTTTCACTTCTTTCTGATGCTTCTGTGGTATCATGTTGAGAAATGCTTGAAATATCAACAGAATCTACACTTCTTTCTCGAACACTTGGGATATTTTTTATGCCATAACAGGAAAACACTTCCTCACAACCATCATTTGGTGAGTATGGCGTGACTTTGTCCGCAGCATCATTTTGCAGAGTGGGCAGCTGCGGTACATCTGCAGCCATGCTTCTCTGAGGCAACTCATATTTAGCCCTATAGTCTAGTTGGAATCTGACCtcttccttttctctttctggCATCAAGCCATCTATGATATTGCTATTGCTATTGCTATTGCTATTACTATCACCATGTACTTCAGACTTGTCCATGCTGTTTCTCAGCAAACCTACAGCCCCATATTTGTTTTGATCTGCAGCGACCACAGTTTCTTTATCCTTTACAGACTTGGCTTCCATATTCTTGCAGAAAACTGAAGCATGTTGATTTGTCTGGTTGCCATGATTTCCACCACTATCCTTCATGCTATTCGATTTGTCTCTACTTTTTTCAAGGGCCAAGTTTCCAAGCTCGGCTGTGGAACATGATGACCCTAACTTATTAGATCCTAAAACCACATTCTCTCTATTCATAACTAATCCTTTGAATGCTGCTGTTAGTATTTTGGGGGTTTTCTTTGATGTGCGAgccaactcttccattgtttccaacATGTGAGACTGGTCAGTGTCTCCCGATGTACCCAAGCAATTCACAATCAGGGGGCTAGGCTGCTTAATGTTCAATGTACCAGAGTTTTCATGATCCACTTGCTGGTTATTACCATTGTTGCTCTTAGCTGATTCTGTCTCAATGATTTCACAAGAATATGATGCCTTGGCACTTGTATCGGCAAACATTTTATCAATCCGTCCTCTATTCGTGCAGTTGCATATTTTTCGCATGTTTGACTTATTTTTAGTGCGCTTCTTTTGTGAAGAATATTTTTTGTTCAGAGATGCATATATGGTCATAAATGATttactttttctatttttccatgGCCCTGAATCTCTTGTGGACTCTACTCTCTTGGTGACTGGCTGATGTACGATTGAACCAAAATGAGCATGACTTGGTGGTCTTTCACTTGGTACCTTCTCTAAAGATCCGACGCAAGTATTCTCACTGCGCTTTTGTAGGCATTCATAACAGAACCATTCTATTAATGAAGCGTCAAAGACAACTTTCTCCAAACAGTATCTACACAAAGCCAAATTATAATTAGAAAAGGCCAATCATAACTAAATAAGCTGTAACAACATAGGAATTATTTAATTTGCAAATATCAGTTTCTAATCATAAATCAACCGAATGTGAGGATAggaataaatatatatattctgTCTACTCCACTTCAAATTAATAATGAGGTAACACACAGTATTAAATATCAAACATATCTCTTTATAATAACATTATTTATATGGATTCCCACAAGGAACAAAATATTGTTGGCTATGCCCATTAACATGCATCACATAAAATCGAGTAATTAAATAAAACATGATTTGGGTAAAATAGAACATACTGGTGCACAGCAGAACACTTGCAGTCTCTGCAACATAACAGAAGATGCCTAAAACCAATATCTCCGCATACTTCACACACAATGTCCTGCATAAATGCCAAAAGGTTTGCAGTTATCAATTTACACAAGTAGTTCACAATATgatcatcatcaacaacaacaacaacatagccttttttcccaagcaagttggggtagactagagatgaaacccgaaagaaataagttcagggttcaggcacattgatagctagtctccaagcgctactatccaaagctatctctttagaaatattccaatccttaaggtctctcttaaccgactcatcccacgtcagtttaggtctacctctacccctctttacattatcgacccgctcaagaaccccattacgcaccggcgcctcaggaggccttcgttggacatgtccaaaccatctcagccgatgctgggtaagtttctcctcaattggtgccaccccgaccctatcccgaataacttcgttccggactctatccctccttgtgtgcccgcaaaaccaccgcaacatccgcatctttgctacactcagttgctggacatgtcggctttttgtaggccaacattcagcaccgtataacatcgccggacgaattgctgtcctatagaatttgccttttaacttttgtagcaccctcttgtcacaaagtaTGCTAGaggcttgccgccatttcaaccagccagctgaaattctatgcctaacatcttcatcaatgtcgccatccttttgtagtaccgatcctaaataccgaaaagtatccttctggaccaccacttgcccatctagactaacgtctcccccctcatgcctagtcgcgcagaaatcgcacatcatgtactcggtcttggtcctactaagtctgaatcctttcgactctaacgtgcgtctccacagctctaacttcctattaacccctgccctactctcgtcaactagcaccacatcatcagcaaagagcatacaccaagggatctcaccttatatatcccttgtgacctcatccatcactaaagcaaataaataagggctcaatgctgacccctgatgtaggcctatgttaatagaaaagtcagtggtgttgccatcacatgtccggacaaacgtcgtcgcatccttgtacatatgcttaatgagggtaatgtacttagttgggactttgtgcttctacaaggcccaccacatgacatttctcggtactttgtcatatgccttcttaaagtcaatgaagaccatgtgcaagtccttcttctgctctctatatctctccattaattgtcgtattaagaaaatcgcctccatggttgaccttccaagcatgaacccaaattggttttgggtcacacttgtcactcttcttaggcgatgctcgataaccctctcccaaagcttcatcgtatggctcatcatcAAATTGCTTTAAATATATTCCCATATTTGCTGATAAAGGATCTGAGTGTTACATCAATAGAACATGTTTCTCTTAATATATACTATATCGATATCTTGTGTTTACACTTAAGTCTtcctctttcctttcttccacaTAACTGCACTTAATTTGCCAATGCTGCCACAAATCGATATAATTGCCACCATCCTTGACATTACCAAATAGAAATCCCTGTCACAcacagggttcaccaaaccggtgggaaccggtccggtttgaccggttaccggtcaaaccagtccggtccggttccggtttggaccggtaccaaaccggcccaaattcaaaattcaaatttaaattcaacaaaatgaaaaattctcaaaaaattcctaaaaatacttcaaggtgtgacgaatctaatggtgtcaaattttctcaaaaattcgttcatttagtatagtttgcggggatttgaagttaaacaaaaaaaaagcgtgcatacaaaagtatacaaatacaatgtaaaagtagtacaaaaaaggattggagggttcatttagactaaaacatgttatacaaacattcatttagtatactttgcgggcatttgaatttaaaccaaaaaagaaaaaaaattgaatttggccggttacccgtcaaaccgaccggttaccagtcaaaccggccggtaaaccgatcaaaccgaccggtataccggtacgaaccatTTGAACtgcgaaatttgaattcaaatttgacttccaccggtaccgaccggtttccggccaaaccggaccggtataccggtaccggaccgcaccggtttggccggaccggtcggtgAGTAAAACACTGGTCACACACTGCACCAAAAATCCAAAACAGGTGCCCAGACATCATCCAAGCATGGATTCCCCACCAGGGATTCCAATTCTGTTTTCGTGTTTTTAACTATTGGAATCCGCGGATTCCGGATTTTCCATTTGGAAATTCCGGCcaaaattaaataataaataggtTCTTGGCACCAAAACTTTATGAGCATTTTCCCCTTTGGCTGGTTACTGAGGCTAGCTTTTCTATTGGCCCTGGGGTCGATTCCCAGCTATATGTTGTTTTATTTCGCACAAGTTGTAAGCCACAGAAATATGAGGAGCACCCACTTTCTACCACACCAGTGTACTACTGGTCCTTAGGCTTATATAAATCCTATTTAACCACTATAAAATTCAGTAAGACTAGGGTTTTTAAACGAAAACTACACATTTCAGTTCACCTCCAGGAATAACGGATTTCGCGAATTCCAGCTGGAAGTTTGGTGAAATTTTGAACCCTGGTCCCCCTACCGGTGACGTGGAAATGAAAGGCATTGAGAGCGATGGACCATATATTtgcatcacacacacacacacacacacaagcgaACTGGACGTACTGACTTGGTGACCCAGAGGCAAAAATTATGGATGTAGTTATGGAATACCAGAGTAACAGAACCAAACAAACTTACATTACACCACGATAAAACATCTCGACCAACCTATGAGGAAGTAGGTGCCGTTAAAGGAAACATGCACCCGGATTCGAGTCCAGTCTAGGAACCGGGTGGTGGGGGGTGCCCGCCCACACGTCGTGCCAACCGTGCTAGGCTTACACTGCACCACAGCTTTTATGCAACACCAACGCCCCAATCGCATTGCACAATCCCACAAAGGGATCCTGTCGCGCAATGGGGGCAATCGATGCCGTCGTGATTAACAATTTCAGTGTCCTTCCCATCCTGATCGACACCGGAGCACCGCAATAGGGTGCGCCTAACAAAACAGTTAAAAGCCTAACCCTGCCGCACAACGGGAACATCCAGGCCACGCCCGGCCCGCCCCGACTATCCCCCCGTCAACCAGTCGCCAAGAGAAcatctaattttttttcctgGTGGGAGCACAGTGCCAGCCAGCATCACCCCGGCCAAGAATCGAGGAAGACAGGAACCCGCAAGAGGACAGGAGAGGATGGATCGAGGAGTGCCCATACCATGGTTCCTTCCGAAGGCCACCGCGACCGCCCGGCTCCCAAGAAAAAACACGAAGCGCCTCCGCGCCCTCAACAGCTCGGCCGGAGGGGCTTGTTAcgggcgacgaggaggagggaggcggcggtctTAAGGAAGACggtggagaagaagaggaaagggggagccgcgcgcgccgccgttgGATTCGGCTTCGGACGACCGGGCCAGTAGGGTAGGAGAGACTTGTTTCCACATCGGGCCAGGTGGGCCCACCACGACGTCCGGATCCCCCTGGGACTAGTACCAGACATGGGATAAAGACGGAAAGCACAAATGCACAAACGAGAGTGGAAAAAACACGAGCCCCAAGTCCAGTCATCCACGGGAATCATACGGGTCCGAAAATACTGACCAAATCTCCTCTCCAAGCACGTGCTTGCCAAAAAGGCAACAATATAGGTGTTCTTTCTTTACAAAAGCAACAAGAGATCAATGGCCAATTACGTACCTTCCACAATGTATCTCGCCATATCAAATCCGTTTGGCACTTTGGCTCATGTCACCTCTACAGCTCTACTCTACCATAGCTCGTAGTACCAGCGACACCCCTCAACTGCAAACCCACCATGAACTTTGTTGCCATCGCCACCACCTCGAGGCCAACGAGCTCGATAATGGAGGTGGAAATGGAAATCAACGAGAGGTTGTGGAGGTGCATTGTGAAAATTAGGAGGCGACGGTGGTGGTGGGTGACGTAGGAGGGGGGATCCTAACCCTTCATGTAGCACAACCAATACCATAGCCTATATATGCCTATTTCAAACCAAAGAATCTAAGAATTCTCGAAGTTACAACACCTGTACAAATTTTTGAACAACCATGAACACCATTTTTCTTCTACTTCAAACTAAGCTgctccctggagatgatatggacatTCATGGTAAGCTCCCTCGCGTTCTTCTTCAGATCGAACAGACAGATGTCACCGACTCGCAGGCCATTGTCGCGAGCAAATTTGGCCCAACCTCCATTAAGAAACCACCTTCTACCATTATGAATCACCATCTGCGTTTTCCATGTCTTCCCCATGCACTCCAGCGCCACAGCTTGCCCACTAGCTGGAAGATGTACAGCAGCATACCGAACACCTAATTCCTGGTGTGCTATGGATACAAAGTTATTAGCAACACATTCCAATAGCAGCCCGCATAACTTTGTTACTAAACAAGAAAATTTATAGGGTTTATATATGTTGATTCTATATGGCTGATGTCTGATTGGTACGACAAAAACATGATATGAAATAACTGCAAATAATTTGCTGAAATGAAGGAGAATGAATTGTTGCATTCAGATGATCGACAAGCCTGCAGCTTAACAAAAAGTGAGTTCAGGTTACCGGAACCGccttgagaaaaaaaattaaataccaCAACAAGAGTTAAACTTACCAGCATCCACTTCTGAGCATCACCAACATTGTTGTTCTTCATTACTGCTACACAAATGGGAACTTTGGATTGGATGACCCGCACTCGCTCTTCAACAATCTTCTTTTGGGATTTAGATAGATAGTTCCTGCATGGTACAATGTACAGAGGCGGCGATGAACCACCAGAGTCTTCACTGTCCAGAGTTTCGTCTGCAGACAGTTTTAGTCCATAAGAAAGGGACCATCTAAAATCCTAGTAATTTTGTAAATGTGTTTCTATAATACCATTTGTTGTTTCCTCCATAATATGCACTTCTGAAGCCATCTTTGCACTAGATCGACCAGGACATGGGCAAACTATTTGAAAACCAGCTCTACCTATTGAATGAGTTGCTGATGCACAAAGTAGATAGATTGTATATGTATATCTTCTCCCACCCTCTGCTGGAAAAAGGAGGCAAATATCTCCCTCCTGCACATGATTTTCACGGACAAAGTCTAACCACTGCCCCATAAGCATGTTCTTTCTACTGGCATTTCTTTTGTAGAATTTAGGATGCCACTTGTTGCTCTTGCTAGCCGTCTGAAGTGTTACATTTGTGCTTCTATGTGGGAAATGTGGAAatgcataatccttggaaataCCCTGATAACAGATGGAGCATGGTGTGCAGCTGTTAAAAAAatgaatactaaataaaatcattTCAATCATCAAGCAAAAAAAAGGAAGTCATCAATCCATGTGTGTTCATAAGATTCATAACAACTTTCCCATGTAATTTTGGCACAAGCTATCAACAAGTTAATGTTGAGAGAACTGAGTTTCCAATTCAAAAGGAGTAGTGAATTTACCAGAAAAGGTCCAGGAGGTTGAACATTCCTTTTTTGCATGACTGCTACATAAACAGTTACTTTAGGTCGAATTTCCTGGATAAATGCAATTACTCTCTCCTTCTGTGCTTCAGATAGAATACTTCTATATGATAAAACATATTCAGCCTTTGGGAGGGCCTGAAGATCATCCGATTCCAAAGAATAGTTTGCAGAGGGAATATATTCTGCTGTAAAAAATTGCAACAAACTATAATAATATGTATAATTTGAGGAAATATACAAGTTACATTGCCCCCAATGCTTCTCTGGGCAACCTCATTGTTAGCTCTATAATCATGTTGGACTCTGAACTCTACATTCTCTTTCTATCATCAAGCCATCTATGGCATTGCTATTACTTTCACCATGTGCTTTAGACACGTACGattaccttttctttttcttccaggCCTTGCATTCCTTGCTGTATTCACTCTCTTGGTAACTGGTTGATGTACTGCAGAACCAAAATGAGCATGACTTGGCGACCTTTCACTTGACAGCTTGTCTAGAGATCTGCTGCAAGTAACTTCACCACGCCTTTGATGGCATTCATAACACCACCACTGTGCTAATGATGCATCAAAGATAACTTTGTCCAAACAGTATCTACACAATGACGAAACATAATAAGAGAAGGCCAATCATAATCAATGGTGTACATAAGGTAGAACACTTGGTGTGATTTAAccgtagattttttttataagggACAAACTTATTTTTTTGTGTATGCCCATTAACAAGCATTACATAATTAAAATAAAGTATCACCACGGTGAAAAGAAAACATACAGGTGCACAGCAGAACACTTGCAATCTCTGCAACAGACCAGAAGACGTTTGTAACCAATATTTCCGCACACTTCACACACAGTGTTCTGCAGAAATACCCAGAGGTTTGCTGTGTTATGAAATTATCAACTACACAAGTAAAGTAACTCGGAAAACAATCATCACATTGTGTCGGCGAAATGCCCCCACTGGTGATGTGCAAAGCGAAAGCTAGTCAGGTCAGAATCCTTCCTAGGCTACAAGGAGTCACCAGCGCCGCTTCTAAATTCTCATGTGACCATTTCAAAGTTGCAATAGCTCAGCCCAATCGAATAATTGGAGGACTGACCCTTCAGTGACCGGAACACGAGTTTCATACAGATTGAATACCGGAGGACCAGAACTAGGAACGAACAGTACGCCACAATCATTGGACCAAGGCGGGGCAGCAGCGGGGTGGAGTGCCGGCCGGACCGCGACagagcaacggcggcggcacggtgcAGCAGCGGGGCGGACCGCTGGCCGGACCAgggaggagggagcaggggtAGTAGCGGACCTGCGGAGGGGcaacggtggcggcgcggcgggccagggcggcggagcggccgcgcgcacgagctgcggcggcgggcgggggcggccgcggcggcgtggagggcggcccctgctccctcctcgGCCAGCCATGGGCGAGCGTCGCGCTCCCTCGCCTTGCGccgcgagctgcggcggcgaagCGGCCGCACGCGGGCTCCGTTCTCCTCGCAGATCTTGGCAGCCGACGGGTCCTTCCCCTGCTCCGCTGCTGCTCGGcccgcgcccccccccccccccccccccccggctccttcacgcggcggcgcggaggaagcCCGCACACGGCTGCTCGGCGGAGCCCACGCGCTCCTCCCTCGCGCTCCGTCGAGCACAGGTCGCGGCGGGATCCGGTGCGGGCGAGCCCGCCCCTGCCGCCTGCACGGCCCCCTCGCGTCGGCACCGGCcgcgggcaggcggcggcggaggccatggcgcggccAGGCCCGCACCGCGGCGGGACGGCCGGACCGCGGCCTCGGCTCCGCACGTCTCCGGGCGGCAGAAGGAcgaggcgtggcgcggcggccggagcggcgggacggaggcgcgggcggcgcagcaGGCGAGCAGGCATGGCGCGCGGTTGAGGCTCGGCTCGGGCTGGCGGCGACGGCTCTGGCGCGCGGGTGGAGCCGAgcaggagcaggggcggccagTGAGCGGCGTGGGGTGGCGGaccggggcggccggcgcgcggcgcggcgtggccctgtccccggcggcggcctcgcagCGGCGCGCCACCCCTGCTCCCTCGGCGGCGAGCGAACGCACGGCggggcggagaaggccggcggcgTGTGGTCCTCCTCTCCGGCAAGCAGCGCCTCCCTCCCTGTTCCGAGCACGGGCGCGAAGCaactggcggcagcggcggcgggaagcTGAGGTGGGGCCAGCGCAAGATAGAGCACGCCCTCTACTTCGCTGGGAATACTGAGCAAAAGAGCAGGCGGTAAAATAGCACGGGCTTTTCAGAGCCCCGCTGTAGCAAAAATTGCGGTATCCGCGTACTGAATGCTGCGTTGCGTACCGCTTATAGAGCCCCGCTGCGGGCAACCTTATAAATTTTTACTAATTGTCATCCAAATACGAGGGTTAAAGTTTAATTCTAGGACACAAATGAGACTTACATAGTTTGGAGGTACGGAGTATTATATACGTTACTTTCCTAAAAGAAAAGGTCTAGGCATTTTTTTACTCTTATGTCTTTCTGGAATGACACGTTTTTATTACTTTCTCTGTTACACTCACGCAACAAAGGCTGCGGCTTGAGGTGAAAGAATCTGCGGACAACTGTAGTTGttgaaaaaaatgcaaaaccttGGGCATGCATAGCAAGgctggcatgaatccttttcgCGGTCGTTGCTCACCATGTGCCGTAGAACATGTGTGAATAGGTGTTCAGGTGCCAGCGTCACATTGACACGTTGGCCGCCCTACCACTACGCGCCACCAGCTCCGAGCCCATAGAAAATCAACGATCCACCAGCATAAAAGCCCATTCTTCACACCAAGCTACTCGCCACAGTGACGGAGCCAGCCTTAGCACCAAGGGGGCTCCTTCCTCATGctccctttt from Panicum virgatum strain AP13 chromosome 9K, P.virgatum_v5, whole genome shotgun sequence encodes:
- the LOC120650347 gene encoding B3 domain-containing protein Os03g0619600-like gives rise to the protein MDIVCEVCGDIGFRHLLLCCRDCKCSAVHQYCLEKVVFDASLIEWFCYECLQKRSENTCVGSLEKVPSERPPSHAHFGSIVHQPVTKRVESTRDSGPWKNRKSKSFMTIYASLNKKYSSQKKRTKNKSNMRKICNCTNRGRIDKMFADTSAKASYSCEIIETESAKSNNGNNQQVDHENSGTLNIKQPSPLIVNCLGTSGDTDQSHMLETMEELARTSKKTPKILTAAFKGLVMNRENVVLGSNKLGSSCSTAELGNLALEKSRDKSNSMKDSGGNHGNQTNQHASVFCKNMEAKSVKDKETVVAADQNKYGAVGLLRNSMDKSEVHGDSNSNSNSNSNIIDGLMPEREKEEVRFQLDYRAKYELPQRSMAADVPQLPTLQNDAADKVTPYSPNDGCEEVFSCYGIKNIPSVRERSVDSVDISSISQHDTTEASERSERLTEHQKGSSRRRGKTLKMAAASSSSEESGEDIPSENLSLESDDLRSSLGADYVLSYRTYLSKAQKGRVMKLIKEIQPEFTAYIATMRKTSVQPPGPYLGITKEYALAHFPDKSTSVTLEMPGKSKKWHPKFYKRNESRKNFLMGQWLDFICDNHVQEGDIVLLLPTKGGRRSTFTVYVLHETATHSRSRAGFQRVGSCTDGPITKMASEVHIEEEPTTGDHISQESDMHEISHESLESEDSDPFQPPYFVPCKSPLSKSQKRIVEERVRAIRSETPLCVAVMKNNNVGVAQRWMLELGSRYASVYLPTKGQTLVLQCGGKTWEAKMMFHNGRRWFINGGWPNFARGNGLRVGDICLFELKKKEKKLTMAVYIIRKEQF
- the LOC120647749 gene encoding B3 domain-containing protein Os03g0619600-like, whose amino-acid sequence is MSSSALEIILIEPPTTPTSGHGAERATDEEDFGIQRRLSRYCLDKVIFDASLAQWWCYECHQRRGEVTCSRSLDKLSSERSPSHAHFGSAVHQPVTKRVNTARNARPGRKRKAEYIPSANYSLESDDLQALPKAEYVLSYRSILSEAQKERVIAFIQEIRPKVTVYVAVMQKRNVQPPGPFLGISKDYAFPHFPHRSTNVTLQTASKSNKWHPKFYKRNASRKNMLMGQWLDFVRENHVQEGDICLLFPAEGGRRYTYTIYLLCASATHSIGRAGFQIVCPCPGRSSAKMASEVHIMEETTNDETLDSEDSGGSSPPLYIVPCRNYLSKSQKKIVEERVRVIQSKVPICVAVMKNNNVGDAQKWMLELGVRYAAVHLPASGQAVALECMGKTWKTQMVIHNGRRWFLNGGWAKFARDNGLRVGDICLFDLKKNARELTMNVHIISREQLSLK